The following proteins are co-located in the Pyxidicoccus trucidator genome:
- a CDS encoding tetratricopeptide repeat protein, which translates to MRADLQSLEERLDRLRMAPASPEVQQAMTELTLELEEAVRREPRNAHLHYLVGRAWFYAERDDEAGRAFDEALRLAPEVAEYHYLRGFYLRFRQDLDGAAAELTRATELAPGKAKYHAQLGDTLAQKKDLPGALSAYQRALAIDPEHAESLRGRGQVLMEQGRTDEGVALLEKAAARGTLDDVTLRYNLGLHFQLAGKHARALEHFQAASLKAPEDWRILAKLVQEHQALGQRAERDARLVALRRLKQRGGVDSPFFVREQFQEAGQKVMVFEHFELEGERAVRYRFEVISADGESIQRTLSLGSYDFTNAVTQNRTPGVRLFHLDGYFPDNSHQTFAFFNGEPSYDDTRELIVEVLRGERKPVSGTRIIRKD; encoded by the coding sequence ATGCGGGCGGACCTCCAGTCCTTGGAGGAGCGCCTCGACCGGCTCCGCATGGCACCGGCCTCGCCGGAGGTCCAGCAGGCCATGACGGAGCTCACGCTGGAGCTGGAAGAGGCCGTGCGCCGAGAGCCGCGCAATGCCCACCTGCACTACCTGGTCGGGCGCGCCTGGTTCTATGCCGAGCGCGACGACGAAGCAGGCCGTGCCTTCGATGAAGCACTGCGGCTCGCGCCCGAGGTCGCCGAGTACCACTACCTGCGAGGCTTCTATCTGCGCTTCCGTCAGGACCTCGACGGCGCCGCGGCGGAACTCACCCGGGCCACCGAGCTGGCCCCTGGCAAGGCGAAGTACCACGCACAGCTTGGCGACACCCTGGCGCAGAAGAAGGACCTGCCAGGCGCCCTGTCGGCCTACCAGCGGGCACTGGCCATCGACCCCGAGCACGCGGAGTCCCTGCGCGGAAGGGGCCAGGTGCTGATGGAGCAGGGCCGGACCGACGAGGGCGTGGCGCTGCTGGAGAAGGCGGCGGCCCGGGGGACGCTGGATGACGTCACCCTGCGGTACAACCTGGGCCTGCACTTCCAGCTCGCGGGGAAGCACGCGCGGGCCCTCGAACACTTCCAGGCCGCGAGCCTGAAGGCGCCGGAGGATTGGAGGATTCTCGCCAAGCTCGTCCAGGAGCATCAGGCGCTCGGGCAGCGGGCCGAGCGCGACGCACGGCTGGTGGCGCTGCGCCGGCTGAAGCAGCGCGGAGGGGTGGACAGCCCCTTCTTTGTGCGCGAGCAGTTCCAGGAAGCGGGCCAGAAAGTGATGGTGTTCGAGCACTTCGAGCTCGAGGGCGAGCGCGCGGTGCGCTACCGCTTCGAGGTGATCAGCGCCGATGGGGAGTCCATCCAGCGCACACTCAGCCTGGGCTCCTACGATTTCACCAACGCCGTCACACAAAACCGGACGCCGGGAGTGCGACTCTTCCACCTCGACGGCTACTTCCCGGACAACTCCCACCAGACGTTCGCCTTCTTCAATGGCGAGCCGTCCTACGACGACACGCGGGAGCTGATCGTCGAGGTGCTGCGCGGCGAGCGGAAGCCCGTCTCGGGGACCCGCATCATCCGGAAGGACTGA
- a CDS encoding MATE family efflux transporter, with translation MEVAVPSSAEPHASPRLSLFQLTWPIFLELLLFMMMGTADTLMLSGVSDDAVSAVGVVNQFVFICILIMEVVGNGAAIVVSQYLGAQRTREASRIAALAITLNLGLGVTVSSGLLLFGDRILGGMNLHGVVLANATTYLHLVGGFLFLQALINVFSSLIRTYGFTRQSMFVSLGMNVLHVAGNFALIFGHFGMPALGVSGAAISTVVSRAIALGIFVWLLNRVIPVPMVFRDYVTFSGEYIRKVLKVGVPSAVEQLTYQGCQTVFLYYVTFLGPVALASRQYANAISHYVFLCSLAIGMGTSILVGRLVGAHRPEDAYRNALTGLKWALGITVVVDVVVISVREPLVGLFTNNADILQVTTQVIVIGLILETGRAFNLVLINALRAAGDATFTVYMGFLSMACMSLPLGYYLVFKLGLGLAGVWFAVAADEWVRGLTMWFRWRSRAWEKQSLVEPTAQPALAVAGS, from the coding sequence ATGGAAGTCGCAGTCCCTTCGTCCGCGGAGCCGCACGCTTCTCCCCGCCTCAGCCTGTTCCAGCTGACGTGGCCCATCTTCCTGGAGCTGCTCCTCTTCATGATGATGGGCACGGCGGACACGCTGATGCTCAGCGGCGTCTCCGATGACGCCGTCTCCGCGGTGGGTGTCGTCAATCAGTTCGTCTTCATCTGCATCCTCATCATGGAGGTCGTCGGCAACGGCGCGGCCATCGTCGTCTCGCAGTACCTGGGGGCCCAGCGGACACGCGAGGCGTCGCGCATCGCCGCCCTCGCCATCACCCTGAACCTCGGGCTCGGGGTGACGGTCAGCTCGGGGCTGCTGCTGTTCGGGGACCGCATCCTCGGTGGGATGAACCTGCACGGCGTGGTGCTGGCGAATGCGACGACGTACCTGCACCTGGTGGGCGGGTTCCTGTTCCTCCAGGCACTCATCAACGTCTTCTCCAGCCTCATCCGCACCTACGGCTTCACCCGGCAGTCGATGTTCGTCTCGCTGGGCATGAACGTGCTGCACGTGGCCGGCAACTTCGCGCTCATCTTCGGCCACTTCGGGATGCCCGCCCTGGGAGTGTCGGGCGCGGCCATCTCCACCGTGGTGAGTCGGGCCATCGCGCTCGGCATCTTCGTCTGGCTGCTCAACCGGGTCATCCCCGTCCCGATGGTGTTTCGGGACTACGTGACGTTCTCCGGCGAGTACATCCGGAAGGTGCTGAAAGTGGGCGTCCCCTCCGCCGTCGAGCAGCTCACGTACCAGGGCTGCCAGACGGTGTTCCTCTACTACGTCACCTTCCTCGGCCCGGTGGCGCTGGCCTCGCGGCAGTACGCGAACGCCATCTCCCACTACGTCTTCCTGTGCAGCCTGGCCATCGGCATGGGGACGTCCATCCTCGTCGGGCGGCTCGTGGGCGCCCACCGTCCGGAGGACGCGTACCGCAATGCCCTGACCGGCCTGAAGTGGGCCCTGGGCATCACCGTGGTGGTGGACGTGGTCGTCATCTCCGTCCGCGAGCCCCTGGTCGGCCTGTTCACGAACAATGCCGACATCCTGCAGGTCACCACCCAGGTCATCGTCATCGGGCTCATCCTGGAGACCGGACGCGCCTTCAACCTCGTCCTCATCAACGCGCTGCGCGCCGCGGGAGACGCCACCTTCACCGTCTACATGGGCTTCCTGTCCATGGCCTGCATGAGCCTGCCCCTGGGCTACTACCTCGTCTTCAAGCTGGGGCTGGGACTGGCCGGCGTGTGGTTCGCCGTCGCGGCGGATGAGTGGGTGCGCGGCCTGACCATGTGGTTCCGATGGAGGAGCCGCGCCTGGGAGAAACAGTCCCTCGTGGAGCCGACGGCCCAGCCCGCCCTCGCGGTAGCGGGGAGCTGA
- a CDS encoding CocE/NonD family hydrolase: MVDQGRFPGNVVSSPPRFKGVVTRSLHLTLRDGVQLALDVNLPKSLPDTERLPAVLVMSRYWRSMDLRLSPPDRVPMGPREPLGDALVARGYAVVVVDVRGSGASFGTWAHPWSDVEVADLGEVARWVADQPWCNGHLGAVGISYEGTTAELLAAAAPERVRAVIPQQIEFDVYTDVVMPGGILNAEFMRRWDATNRLLDAGRVPSIWGLGARLMVRGVRPVDGDSDRSRVRAALESHRDNVDVWAAVQSMTFRDDPFGAQSVTTDDFSQFHRKEAIEASGAAVYGWGSWFDGRTADAVIHRFLNFANPQVGVIGAWSHNMKTHASPFARPKSRPNPSMAGQWEECSAFFDRTLKSDAPAAEKLLHYFTVGEEAWKATPVWPPEGFSTERWYFTADHQLAREAPAGEGADTYEVDFAATTGTHNRWHTPDGMTPVVYGDRAREDRRLLTYTSAPLDVDVELTGHAILTLHVASSVEDSAFFVYLEEVDPRGRVTYLTEGQLRGLHRRVSGSAPPYVTPVPYHSFRREDAWPLVPGEVATLTFGLLPISVLIRRGNRLRVSLAGADADSFARIPAEGSSSWRVLRGPEHSSCIDLPVKRRG, translated from the coding sequence ATGGTCGACCAGGGCCGCTTTCCCGGCAATGTCGTGTCATCTCCTCCGCGCTTCAAGGGCGTGGTCACCCGCTCGCTGCATTTGACGCTGCGTGACGGTGTCCAGCTCGCGCTCGACGTCAACCTTCCCAAGAGCCTGCCGGACACCGAGCGGCTCCCCGCGGTGCTGGTCATGAGCCGCTACTGGCGAAGCATGGACCTGCGCCTGTCCCCTCCGGACCGGGTGCCCATGGGGCCGCGCGAGCCCCTCGGTGACGCGCTGGTCGCTCGGGGGTACGCGGTGGTGGTCGTCGACGTGCGCGGCTCCGGTGCCTCCTTCGGCACCTGGGCTCATCCCTGGTCGGACGTGGAAGTCGCGGACCTGGGCGAGGTGGCCCGCTGGGTGGCGGACCAGCCCTGGTGCAACGGCCACCTGGGCGCGGTGGGTATCTCCTACGAGGGGACCACCGCGGAGCTGCTCGCGGCGGCGGCGCCGGAACGGGTCCGGGCGGTGATTCCCCAGCAGATTGAGTTCGACGTGTACACGGACGTGGTCATGCCGGGAGGCATCCTCAACGCGGAGTTCATGCGGCGGTGGGACGCAACCAACCGCCTGCTGGACGCCGGCCGCGTCCCGTCCATCTGGGGCCTGGGGGCGAGACTCATGGTGCGTGGGGTTCGCCCCGTGGACGGAGACTCCGACCGCTCGCGGGTACGCGCGGCCCTCGAGTCGCACCGTGACAACGTCGACGTCTGGGCCGCGGTGCAGTCCATGACCTTTCGCGATGACCCGTTCGGCGCGCAGTCCGTCACCACCGACGACTTCAGCCAGTTCCACCGCAAGGAGGCCATCGAGGCCTCGGGAGCGGCGGTGTATGGGTGGGGCAGCTGGTTCGACGGCCGCACCGCCGACGCGGTCATTCACCGGTTCCTCAACTTCGCCAACCCGCAGGTGGGCGTCATCGGGGCGTGGAGTCACAACATGAAGACCCATGCCAGTCCCTTCGCCCGGCCCAAGAGCCGCCCGAATCCTTCCATGGCCGGTCAGTGGGAGGAGTGCAGCGCCTTCTTCGACCGGACGCTCAAGTCCGACGCGCCCGCTGCGGAGAAGCTGCTGCACTACTTCACGGTGGGCGAGGAGGCCTGGAAGGCGACCCCCGTGTGGCCCCCCGAGGGATTCTCCACGGAGCGCTGGTACTTCACGGCGGACCACCAGCTCGCTCGCGAGGCTCCGGCCGGCGAGGGCGCCGACACCTACGAGGTCGACTTCGCCGCCACGACCGGAACACACAATCGCTGGCACACGCCCGATGGGATGACGCCGGTGGTCTACGGAGACCGCGCCCGCGAGGACCGGCGGCTGCTCACGTATACGAGCGCCCCGCTGGACGTGGACGTGGAGCTCACCGGACACGCCATCCTCACCCTGCACGTGGCCTCCTCCGTCGAGGACAGCGCCTTCTTCGTCTACCTGGAGGAGGTCGACCCGCGGGGCCGGGTGACCTACTTGACGGAGGGGCAGCTCCGGGGGCTGCACCGGAGGGTGTCCGGCTCGGCGCCGCCCTACGTCACGCCGGTCCCGTACCATTCGTTCCGCCGCGAGGATGCCTGGCCCCTCGTGCCGGGCGAGGTGGCGACGCTGACCTTCGGGTTGCTACCCATCTCGGTCCTCATCCGCCGGGGGAATCGACTGCGTGTATCGCTCGCGGGCGCCGATGCCGACAGCTTCGCCCGCATCCCCGCCGAGGGCAGTTCCTCCTGGCGGGTCCTGCGCGGCCCCGAGCACTCGTCCTGCATCGACCTGCCCGTGAAGCGGCGGGGCTGA